The DNA region CGCGAACAGCACGACAGATATCACGACGCGACGGAAGACAAGCTCACCGGTGACATCGGCGAACTCCTGCGACGAGCCAAGATCATCGACTTGGAATCCACCATCGGAAACCCGATCGAACAAGCCGCCGCGGAAGCCGCCTACCCAGACGCCGACCTCGACCACTACCGAGAGCTGGGATACGGACTGGGTGAAGTCCTCGCGGGCGCTCCCGCCGTGCTCGCCAGCTATGACCGCGCCGCGAGAAACGATCCCACGCTGCAGGCGGTCATCGAGACCGCGGTGGACTGGGCGCGCATCGGCAGGCTCGACGAGATCCCCGAACCCACGCTCACCGACCTGGCCGCCATCGCATTGCGCCGAAACCACCCCGAGTGCGACATCGACTCCGCAACACTCACCACCGCGATCCGAAACGCCCGTACCCGAGTCGAAGACCGTGCCCACATCGCCGCTCTGAACACTCGATGGCTTGACACCGACACCCGCGGGTATCGCGCCTTCGACTACCTCGTCGCCGCCGATGACGGTCAGCACTACCGCACACCACGCCCAATCCCAAAGGCTTTCTGGCACACCGCCACACGCCATGCCGACCATGCCACCCTCCTTACGGTGGGAATCGCCGCCTACCAACGCGGACACCCCGACATCAGCTTCGAAGTCATTCGAAAAGCCGCCGACGCCGGCCACCCCGAAGCGACATTCACCATCGGCGTTCTGTACAAGGAGCGAGACGATTTACCCAACGCCGAGACATGGTGGCGCAAAGCCGCGGACACCGGCCAACCCGACGCCCTCTTCAACCTCGGGGTCCTCCACGAGCAACGCGGCGACCTCACCACCGCCGAAAGCTGGTACCGCAAAGCCGCCGACGCTGGCCACCCTGCGGCCATGAACTCCCTAGGAGTTCTGCACAATCAACGCGGGGACCTCGTCAACGCCGAAAGCTGGTATCGCCGAGCGGCCGACATCGGCCAGCCAGCGGCCATGAACCACCTCGCGGTCCTCTGCGAGGAGCGCGGCGATCCCGACGGCGCCGAAGGTTGGTGGCTGAGAGCCGCTGACACCGGTTTGCCCGATGCCCTCTACAACCTCGGGGTCCACTACGGCGAGCGTGGCGACCTGATCAACGCCGAAAGCTGGTACCGCCAGGCCGCTTTCGTCGGCCACTCTGCGGCCATGTACAACGTGGGGGTCCTGCACAAGCAGCACGACGACCTGACCACCGCCCAATTCTGGTGGCATCGCGCCGCCGACGCCAGCTTCCCCGAGGCGATGTACAACCTCGGGGTCCTCTACGTGGAATGCGGTGACCACGCCACCGCCGAAGCCTGGTACTGCAAAGCCGCCGACACCGGCCACTCCCGAGCCATGTTCAACCTCGCGGCACTCCATATGGAGCGAGGAGACACGGCCGGGGCCGAACTGTGGTGGCGCAAAGCCGCCGACGCGGGCCATGCCAGAGCCATGTTCAACCTCGGAGTGCTTCACAAGCAACGCGGTGACGAGGCCGAGGCCGAGGCCTGGTTCCGCAAAGCCGTCGATACCGGTAGCCCCGACGCTCTGAACATCCTTGGAGTGCTTCGCAACCAGCTCGGTGAGGAGGCGGAATCGGAAGTCTTGTACCGCAAAGCCGCCGACACCGGCCACCATGACGCGATGTTTAATCTCGCACTGTCGCACGAGCTGCGCGACGATCACACACATCGCCGAAACCTGGTATCACCGAGCGGCCGACGCCGGTCATCCTGACGCGATGTTCAATCTCGCACTGCTGCACGAGCAGCGCGGCGACCTGAGCAACGCCGAGACCTGGTATCGCCGAGCGGCCGATACGGGCTTCGTGCTGGCGTTGTTTCCGCTGGCGAACCTCATGCACGGACGCGGCAACGTTGAGGAAGCGTGGCGGTGGTGGGGGCGAGCGAGAGCTGTCGGGGATCCCCGGGCGCTGGCGTGGTTCCGAATCCCGTGAACCACGCCGTGTGTTGTTGGCGTGCCTCAGTCACCGAAATGGAGGTCGAGATCGCCAGTACCGGTGATCCGTGTCGGCGTGACCTTGCCTGCGGCGGAGGACTTCTCAGACTTCAGGAGCCCACTTCTGAAGTCGCCGTCAGGCTGACAGCCGAGACGATCCTGCAGCCACCGTCGCGCCCAACGTCACCAGTATTGTTACCCTGCAACGGCATTCATCATGTCTGGCGGTCACCTGTCAGGCAAACTGAAAATCGTGTCGCGATGCGGCATCGGGGAAGGTAACGCATGCGGCGTTTCTTGGGGGCGATGGTCCTAGTACTAGCGGCAGTATCGGCCGGATGCTCGAGCGCCAGTTCATCGGCACCCGCAGCTGCGAAAGACCTTGCTGCGGCGAGTGATCCGGTTGTGGATCAGAAGAAGGCCGAATACGCTGTGCAAGTCGTGGGCGAGGTGCTCAAGAGCTTCGAGGCCACCAGCGACCCTAAATCAGGGCCGCATGCCAATGCCGAGAACCTAGCATTCACCTCTAAGATCGTCACATGCCTCGGCGTCGCTCCTGCATCCCTCGGGCCAATCGATGCCTACGCCTCGTCACCGACTTACGCGGATACAGCGGGAGCCGTAGCCAACATAGAGGTGGACTTCGCGCCAACAGCCGCTGGTGCCTCATCGTTCCTTGCTGCTGCTCACGACGATAAGATGTCCGACTGCCTTGCCAAACAAGCGGAATCGGGCGGCTTGTCGGACGTCACCGTCGCGAAGCTTTCTTTCCCCAAATCCGGTGACGACACTATCGCCTTCAGAACCACTGCAACCAAGACCGGACGGGGAAGGACCGTCTATCTCTCGATGGATCTCGTAGTCGTTCGAGTCGGGCACGGGCTCGTATACGCGGTTTTCGCACAGGGCAGTCAGATACCACAGTCTTTCCTTAGCGATTGGGCGCATGATGCGGTGCGACGAGTTTCCGATCGAGTTGCTTCCGGCCATTAGAGCCCAAGTAACCTGCTAGAACACTGCTGCCTGAGGGCTGCAGGGGCTGTGCTCGCTGGCTTCGCCACGACATCTTTGACCCTCGGCTGTCTGACGCTGGTGCGACATGGCAGGGTCGAAGGGCATGCTGGGGGTAGGCATTGCGATAGGAGGGATTGGGTGAGCTCACCACAACCAGGTCCGCTCGGCAACGCCGAACCTGCCAAATCAACACTGACTCAACCCATTACAGGCATGTACGCGGCGCGCTGCTTGCTGACTGTCAGCGCGAGTGAGATGCCGCCGCGCTAGCGGTGGTGGTGGAGCGATACTTCAGTTGAACCTCTAATCACGGGGTGAACTATCGCCTCCACGATGTCCACTCCTCACGACCGTCGCGAACGCGTTCTTGACTTACCTACCCGCGGAAATTCCTGCTGCAAGAGTCAGTTGGGCACTAAGCCCGGTATCAACCAGCTCAAGCAAAACCGGCCGTGGCAACCAGGTTCGACCAACTCGCCGTCCGCTACCTGGCCACCGTCCACATTGCGGCCATCAACCATGGCTACAACCCAGGTGAGAGCGGGCACAGACCGCCCTCACCCACTTTCGAAACACGGCCTAGGCGCGCAACCGCCCGCGACGGCGCGGGACGCGCCGTCGGGCGAGCAGGGCTCGCCGGGGTTGGTGAGCGGGCCGGGGCCGGCTGGTGCGCGCCGGTGGTGAGGGGCCCGTACGCATGGGGGGCTGGGTGGTGAGCCTGCGGGAGCTGCGCCGCGGCGGGAGGGCTCGGTGTCGCGGCAGCTCGAAACAGCGGTAAGGAAAACCTGACCGCCGGCCACGGCTGTAATCTGCTCGGAACGGTATCCGGGTACCGAATTTTTGGTTTGACCTGGTGGTTCCTGCCACGAACCCAGCTCTAATCGTAGGATTACAATTTCAATAGAGTCATGGGTGTGATGGTGGCGGCTCGCCCGCGTCCGGCTTTCCGTGCCTCAAAATGTAGGAATTGTAGAGTTTCGAGTGTGGATTCGGATTTGTTGGTCGTGGAGATCGAGACGTTGCGTGATGACTGGTCCGCGACATGGAAGCACGCCGCCGACGACAAGTTCGTGCAGGTGAACCGGAATGGCACGGTGCCGACTGCGATGATGTTGTCGCCGGGGATGTGGCGTGAGCGCCACAAGGCGAACAAGGATCTTGCGGTGCCCGAAGCCAATGTGCGCGAGTTGACCTCGACAGATGCGCGGATCAACGTCGCCGAGATCATCAAGGATCTCGACGCGGGGATTCACACGGCGATCATGTTCCGCGGTGCGCAGCGGGCGGTGTTCGCGCCGTACGAGTGGGTGCGAATCGCATTCCCCGCGTTGGGTTTGACGCCCTTGGATGACCTGGTCGCGGATCTGGCTGCCTCAGCGCACAACGTGGGCCCGCACGTGATGGTGGTGTACCGGAAGTCGCGGACACAGCGGGCGCTGCTCAAGGAATTCGCCCACGCGCCGGATCCGGTGTGGGAGGCTGACCGGCGGCTGTCGTCGTTGCGGGGCCCGGTGCCTTCGTGGCGACGCGCCAGCCTGCGGGCGGTGGTGTACGTGGTCGACGGGCAGGTCGCGCGGGTGCGGGCGCTGGATTCGGCGGCCGCGTGGGAGGACTTGCCGGGGGTGTTCAGTCTGGCGCCGGTGTCGGATCTGTTGTCGCGCAGCGAGATCGATGAGCGGTTCCCATCGTTGAAGCTGTACCCGGGCGATAATCGGCCCGCGGTGGCGGGCTCATCGCGCGAGTACGTCGACCTGCATCCCACGAGCGCAGGTTAGCGGCAGCGGAAAGCGCTTGTGCTGCCGCTAATCCGGTCCGGCGATATGAGTGTGGAGGGTTTGGCGCAGCCGGCCGAGCAATCCCCGCAACGCCTTTCAGCGCTGTCCTGCCGCCTCAGCTTCTACTTGGAGCGCACCACCACGGTGAAGGCGCCGACGTTGGTCCGAGCGAACCGAGGGCCATCGAACAGCCGTGCCGCAAACACGATGCTCTCGTAGGTCCTGGTGACACCATTGTCGTCGTGGATATCCTGTGCCACCCGCAGCACCAGGTCCCCGGATTTGTTGCGGCGCAATACGAATACATCCGGCGCAGCGGGGACGCTGCGATCCAAGGCAGCGGCCAGGGTATCCGCGGTCGCGAGGCCGGACCAGTCACGCACCGCCCTCACGCGAGCGTCGTGGTTGGACAGCGGATTCGAATAGCGCGCGCTCTGAGCCAGGTACCCCGAGTAGGGGTACACCGCCAGCAGGGTCGTGTCGCCGGTGAGCAGCACCGTCTCATTGGCCGGCCGACCCGTCTGCGCGCTGATGACCTGCTCGAGGTCCGGGAACACGGCGATCGCAGATGCCGGGAACCCATCGGCGCGGCGGCCGCCGCCGTCGGTATCGCTGTAGGCGGTCGCGATCGGCACCGCGAGCATGTCAGGAATGTGCTGGGCGAAGGCGACCGCGACGAGCACCGCGCCCACCGCCAGCAAGCGCCCGAACGCATCCGGGGTCCGCGCCTTCGCCAGAGCGAACCGCGCCATCAGCGCCGCAGCAACGACCGCGGCCGCCGCAGCGACGACCCGCCACGTCGTCGACCAGTCCTCCGCCGTAATCGTGAGCTCGCCCAGCCCAGAGGGTCCCCGCCTGCTCAGGTACGAGCCCCACACCAACGCGGCGGCGGCCACCGCGAGCAGCATTACCACGCCCCACCGGAATGCCACCTCTACCCGGCGATTCGAGCCCAACCCGGCCACCACGGCGACAACGGTCAGCGCGGCGGCCGCGAGCACGAGCGCCGCCCCGTCGACGGCCGCGCACAACACCGCCACCACACCCACAGCTCCCAGCCGCGCCCACGCATGGCGCGGCGTTGCCGCCACCTGTACGAAACTCGATGCCGTCGAGGCCTTCTCGCCGCGTCCCAGCGCGGTCGCGAACGCGACCACCGCGGGCGCCAGCACCAGCACGCACAGCGTGAAAGCCGGATCGGTCGCCCCGTAGGCTACGGCGACCGCCGTGGTCCCGGTAGCGACCAGGATCGCCAGATCGGCACGCAGCAGCCGTGACCACCACACCAGCGCCAGCACGGCCGCGACCGCCAACGACACAATGGCGTACACAGAGAACGCCTGCCACGCAGGCGTTCCCGTCACCGCCGCCACACGCCCGCCCAGCCAGTACCAACCCACCGCCTGGTCCGGCGGCAGCCCGACATCGATGGCGTCACGCCAGGCCGGACTTGCTGCGAAGCGCCCCAACAGCGTGACACGTTGCTCCTGGTCGGGGGACAGGCCTGACAAGTACAGCCGAGACGCCGCGAGGGGCACCCCCAGCGTGGCCGCGGCGAACCCGGAAATCCCGGTCCAGGACAGCGCTTTCGCCACGCTCGATGTCCACCGGGCGCGCTGCGAGCCGACCTGGAGTCCCAGCGACCTCCGGGTCAGCGCGAACGCCACCACGATCACCGCGAGCGCGCTGACCTGACCGACGGTGATCAGCGTCCGCAGCACATGCGAGGTGGTGTAGGCAGGCCAGTGCACCCGCCCCATCGCGAGCAACCCGACCAATGCCACTGCGGCGGCAACACCAGCAGCGCAACCGCTCTCAGCCACCCCGGCCGCCCACCTGGAGCGGCCGGCACCGACCTCGCGGGGATTTGCGGATGGGGGGCTGTCCGGGCCTGTGTCGGCAGCCACGTCCATGACGTGGGCGGCTCCACGGTGGCCAGTGATCATCAGTGACGTCCTTCAGCTTGGAGATGTCCGGGGAGCGGACGAGCAAGTTCGGTGAGCTCAGCGTGCCAGAACGGTTCGGTGTCCATTGGTGACGGCGTGGACACGTCACGGCCGAACGGTTGGAGTGCCCTTGAGCGCTTCTGCGGCCTGGAGATCGCCGAGCAGGTGATGCTGCGTCCCCGGCAGTCCGGTCGGCTTGGCGTAGCCGAGTGGCAAGTCCAGCCGAAGCGGGCTGCCGAGAATGAAAAAATCGCAAGGGCCTGGCCACAATTCGAGCATCTCGGGGGTCGACATCAGCTGCCGGATGGCGGCAAGGCGCTGATTGATCAGCGGACTGGTGGGGTGGTGGGCAGTAGCGGCTGCGCTGCCGAGAAAGAACCGGGCCAGAATCGGCCTGACCTCGGGAATCCGGTGGTCCACATCGGTGCCCAAGGCGGCCGCGATATGCCGCACCGGCCGACCGAGTGCGTGATCGCGGATATAGATCCCGTGGCCGTGCCACAACGGAGCGCCCACTCGCGCGTTGGAGGCCATATCCTCGCAGCGATCGCTGACGGTCAATCGGCACGGCGGGAGTTCGCGCGATGCTTCGCCGATCTACACCGTGTAGCGGGGGAATCCGTCACTGCGAACGGTCCCGGTGGCGGCCCAACGGTATTCGGCCACGCACCAGCCAGAGCTGCGCAGCGCGCGGATCTCTGCCCAGCGCATCAGCGACTGGAAGTCCGGTCGCAACGTGCCGGCGCGGATGCAGACGCTGACACCGGTTCTTCAAGTGCTGTTCCGGCGCGCCCGTCGGCGGGATCCCGAGAACAAGGAATTGCTGAGCCTGCGCATGTGGGTGGAGTTGCGGCGTACAAGCCCGTGCCCGGTGTGCGGTCATCCACCCGACCTTCGGCTACCGACTTCGGCCGCGGCGGTCTAGTTCACGCCGGTGTCCGCGCAATGGTGTTGAGGGCCCTAGACTTTCGGGTGTGATCTCCTCTAAGCACGCGCTGGGATTCGGTTCGTTCGTGGCGAGGTATCGGTACCCCGGACGGGGGATCGCGCTCGGCCGCGATGCCCTGGGTGTCGGGTTCGCCGCCTACTGGCTGACCGGGCGTAGCCCGGAATCACAGAGGCGGCAGCTTATCGTCGATGCGGATGCGCTGGAGATCAGCGACATCGCGCGCAGCCAGTCCGATCCGCTGCGGCACTACACCGCGATCATTCGCGGCGCCGATCGGATCGTGGTCGGCAACGGCTCGCAGGTGGGGAAGGTCGTGGCCGACCTCGAGGCCGGGGTCGGCCCGTTCGAGGCCTTGAGCAAGCTGGAGTACGAGCCGGACCCGCCGATCCGGACGCCGCGGATCACCGCGACCGCGCTCGTGGCCGGCGACGAGGTGAGCCAGGTGATCCTCTCCGGTGCGGTCGCCCATCCCCGCTGGCCGGAAACCAGCTGGCACAACATGTTCCACACCCCGACCCTCGAAGCGGGGCAATGCCATGCGATGACGACCTACAGCGGTGACACCGCGACGGTGTCGACCAGCGGCCAGCCCACCGCTGTCGAGGTCGATGCGGGGTGGCCGGGCCTGCTCGAGCAGATCTGGGACAACCTCGATCCGGCTCTGCGGATCGCTGCGGCGGTGGTGCCGCTGGTGGGGGACCTGCGCCACGGCCGGTTCGTCGGGGCGCACCAGCCGCTGATTCACGCGGGCACGGGCCGCGCCACCACGTGAGTTCCGAACCCGATCCGGCTGGTCAGCGACGCCGGTAGCCGTTGCTGGGCGATGCGGGCGGTGTCGACCCCGGTCCACGGCAAGGGAACACCAACGGCCTTGTCCGCCAATACCTTCCCCGCGCCGCAGACCTGCTTTACTACACCGAGCACGACCTCGACGCCATAGCCGACGAACTCAACGGCCGCCCTCGACAAACCCTCGGATTCCGCACACCATCAGAAGCACACTCGACGAAGTGTTGCGATGACCGCCTGAACCCGCAGGCAATACAGAGCGTTCGTACGACGCGCTCGGGCCGCGCCGGACATGCTCGCCGATCACATCGGCTACACCTTCACCACAGGCCGACATCGGAGACATCCAGCTTGCCGAGGTGACAGCGCCGCCTGGTTCCCACTCGATGTTGCCGAGCGACTCGTCGGGCCCCGCATCGCTCGCGTGACCCGGCGCTGTCCACGACCGAAGTGCCCGTCGATCTCGCCGACGCAGCGATACGCGAACTCAGCCAGACCTGAGGACACGGCCACCGGCGTAGATCAAAAATGGCCGATTCCCTGGCTAGGCTTCCGAAATGAACTGCTGGATCGTCGAGGGAAGCGCGGTCGACACACAGGATGTGACGCACCTGATCGTGGACCTGCACAACACAGGCGAGTGGACCCTGCGGTGCACAGGAAGACCCCCCAAGCCTGAAACAGCGCTCGCCGGTCGGGCGCGGTGCCTACGTTGTTCGCTCAAAGCCGCAGACGCGTTCCGCCTGGGCCACCAGCCATTAGACGTTGTCCAAGAATGGATGCGAGCCGACCACACCGCGCTTCCCCGACCACTGTCGATCCAGCGTCATGCACCCGAACGCCGGAAACATCCAGCCACCCCTACCGAGTCGGCCAGCCGCGACCTGATATTGGATCTGACAGACCCGGACATGCAATACGTCATCACCGACGCGCTCGCGAGATGGGCTGCGCACCAACGTCGGAAGGCCCGGGCCGAACCGGACACGACCCTGACAGCAACCCGAAACCGCTGGGACGACCTCGCAGACACGGTCCGTGTCCGCGCCGACGTGGTGGGCAGCGACTGAGCTATCGACTTCATAGTCAGCTCTCACCGCAAACCACTAGCCCCTGACCCTGCCCACCTACCCACCGACCACCCGCACACCGTCCTTGCCTCCCAGCCAGACTCGATCCCATTCATCGCCAGAGCCTTCGCCGGACAACGACATCCGACAGAACTGGTCGAACCAACCACCGACCCGACCAGCGCGCCACCGGCGAACGATGCGCACAGCAAAGTCGCAGCGACCCGTTGCTTCCCGCCATTACGTCCGTCCAACACACGCAAGCCTTATCGAATGCTGACCGGCACACGCACCCCTTTCCTGGATAGGCCCACCCGCGCCAATCCGGAAAAGGCGTGCATGCGACCTGGTCACAGGGTCGACTAACACGCACCTTTTTCTGGATCGGACACTGATCGGCATCGCTCCGCCCGACACTGCGGGGTCGTGCCGCAAAACCCGATCGAGGGCGTCCGCATGGCCGCGGTTCTGCGCGAGGCGTCCGCGTGCACCCAAACAGACGCAATGAACGATCAGCGCTGGGGCCGGTTGATCTCCGGCGGCGAAGAAGGACCAGATTTGTGTTGGCATGCTTGAGTTCTGCGTTTGCGTTCCGGTGTCGATCTAGCCCGGGCGAACCCACTCACGGACCGTTTTCCGGCGTACCGACCCCGAGTCGGTCCTCGACCACTTTCATCGTCGCCACTCCGACTCGTGGTCGCCCTTGACCTCGACGGACATCCGCACGGCCCGCTCACACGGCTCCGTGGATACTTCTTCGAACTCGACACGACTCCATCATTCACAGACGTTGAAGTCTCCCGACACCCCAGTGCGGTTCGGCACCCTCATGGACGCGGAACCCTCCGGTGCCCAGAACACACCACTTCACCATTCACTTCCCTCGCTCGACTTTTGCCGATATGCGAATTCAAATAGGGAAGTCTTCTAGATTACCGTGCCAAACTGGCGAGGTAGATCGCCCAGCTGGACTGGGCGTAATGCGCCCACTTGTGCGCGGTGGCGGGGTGGACTCCGAACAGATCACTGACCACGACCGGGTCGAGATCCGCGATATTGGCCATCATCGCGGAGTTTCGAGCCGCTATCGTCGGTAGTTCGCGCCTATTGAGAGCCCTTGCGAGCCCGGGGACGTTGATCGGACGACTGGGAGGCTTCCCCGGGAGAAGGTAAGTCATAGAAGGTACTGCGTGCCCTGAAAATGTTGCTTCCGACTGTAGTTGGTTGATCCGCTGTTCGATGAGGTCGGCTAGAGCTGGCGGCAGGACGATGGGGTTCTGATCGATGGTCAGGTATGCGCCGATGTCGTCTCGACTAAAGCGGTCGATGGTCAGCTCGACGATTCGGACCAGAGGGAGTGCGTAGAGCCTCACCAGTGCGCCAACGATGCGAAGTTCGAGAGGCAGAGTGTCATCGGTAAGGCATCGGCGCAGCTGCCGGTCATAGTCATCGATATCCTGGAACTGTTGGGGGAGACCGTATTTCCGGCGCGGAATCTCGATGTCCGCGATGAGGCGGTGTTCGTTTAGCCACGTCAGAAATCCAATGATTCTGGCTCGTCGTGATGGGTTGGCGTCGAGCCAGGTGTCGAGGTGCGGCTGGGTCAGGGCCTCAATCGTGATCCCGGAGGTGTCTAGCCAGGCCAGGAATTCGATTGCAACCTTGATTCGACTGCGGTCGCTCATCGCGGCTCCCCTTCGGTAGCCGCGACGGCGTAAGCGGCGGCGAACTCGTCGGAGGATGTGCCACTCGACGAAAGGGCGCAAGATTTTCTGCTGGTGTGGCGGCAGCGCCGAAACGGTGCGCGTGGCCCAGAGTTGCATCTGCGCCAGATTCTCGTTGCGCCGCGGGAGCATTCCAGCTGCGACAAGGAGTTCGCGGAGGTGATGGATGTCGGTCTGCTGTGAGAGTTGATCGAGGTCCTCGTGGCTAATCTCCGTCGTTCGGGTGGGGAGATCACGCAGAAGAGGCGCGAGCGATTCAGAGCCGAGCCATTTTAGAGCGGTGCTTGGATACACTGATGTGAGAACCGCGGCAAGGGGTTTCAGGTGCGGCGCGATCGCTTCGCCCGGACCTTTGAGGAGGTCGTTAACTTTTCCGACCACCACGCACCGCCGGCATTCGCCGTCGACATAGTTCTTGCCGTCCTCGCCGCAACTCCGGCAGGCGAACCTCAGGTCGACGCCAGCGCAGAGAGCGCAGATGTCCCGAGCGTCGATTCGGCCGACCAGCACTCTAATTGCACCGCAATCGGCGCAAGCTGCGGGATGCCGGCGGCGGCGG from Nocardia tengchongensis includes:
- a CDS encoding arabinofuranosyltransferase gives rise to the protein MITGHRGAAHVMDVAADTGPDSPPSANPREVGAGRSRWAAGVAESGCAAGVAAAVALVGLLAMGRVHWPAYTTSHVLRTLITVGQVSALAVIVVAFALTRRSLGLQVGSQRARWTSSVAKALSWTGISGFAAATLGVPLAASRLYLSGLSPDQEQRVTLLGRFAASPAWRDAIDVGLPPDQAVGWYWLGGRVAAVTGTPAWQAFSVYAIVSLAVAAVLALVWWSRLLRADLAILVATGTTAVAVAYGATDPAFTLCVLVLAPAVVAFATALGRGEKASTASSFVQVAATPRHAWARLGAVGVVAVLCAAVDGAALVLAAAALTVVAVVAGLGSNRRVEVAFRWGVVMLLAVAAAALVWGSYLSRRGPSGLGELTITAEDWSTTWRVVAAAAAVVAAALMARFALAKARTPDAFGRLLAVGAVLVAVAFAQHIPDMLAVPIATAYSDTDGGGRRADGFPASAIAVFPDLEQVISAQTGRPANETVLLTGDTTLLAVYPYSGYLAQSARYSNPLSNHDARVRAVRDWSGLATADTLAAALDRSVPAAPDVFVLRRNKSGDLVLRVAQDIHDDNGVTRTYESIVFAARLFDGPRFARTNVGAFTVVVRSK
- a CDS encoding tetratricopeptide repeat protein; the protein is MKLSETDVRARLAIELSQLRALVGDPSYRKMAKILAGQRSTDAVGETTLRNAATADQPAPKLTTVVQFVTACRRIATHDRPGIDERYFDPELWYARWKTLGSPETAVEQGLLRAWKSETDTEPGTIAAGWAGLVTALDEAGELPRVREVDPYQLGATESRYGDRDHYNPLDRRSATDRYVPRGVDAELAASITGRRLTVVIGPSKAGKTRTLFEALARTCPDARVLVPAWERFDTLPAHPTYTTSQDPIVIWLDDLSRFLTGATGLTPGRLTHLLTRSAPTTVVATLRREQHDRYHDATEDKLTGDIGELLRRAKIIDLESTIGNPIEQAAAEAAYPDADLDHYRELGYGLGEVLAGAPAVLASYDRAARNDPTLQAVIETAVDWARIGRLDEIPEPTLTDLAAIALRRNHPECDIDSATLTTAIRNARTRVEDRAHIAALNTRWLDTDTRGYRAFDYLVAADDGQHYRTPRPIPKAFWHTATRHADHATLLTVGIAAYQRGHPDISFEVIRKAADAGHPEATFTIGVLYKERDDLPNAETWWRKAADTGQPDALFNLGVLHEQRGDLTTAESWYRKAADAGHPAAMNSLGVLHNQRGDLVNAESWYRRAADIGQPAAMNHLAVLCEERGDPDGAEGWWLRAADTGLPDALYNLGVHYGERGDLINAESWYRQAAFVGHSAAMYNVGVLHKQHDDLTTAQFWWHRAADASFPEAMYNLGVLYVECGDHATAEAWYCKAADTGHSRAMFNLAALHMERGDTAGAELWWRKAADAGHARAMFNLGVLHKQRGDEAEAEAWFRKAVDTGSPDALNILGVLRNQLGEEAESEVLYRKAADTGHHDAMFNLALSHELRDDHTHRRNLVSPSGRRRSS
- a CDS encoding IMP cyclohydrolase, encoding MISSKHALGFGSFVARYRYPGRGIALGRDALGVGFAAYWLTGRSPESQRRQLIVDADALEISDIARSQSDPLRHYTAIIRGADRIVVGNGSQVGKVVADLEAGVGPFEALSKLEYEPDPPIRTPRITATALVAGDEVSQVILSGAVAHPRWPETSWHNMFHTPTLEAGQCHAMTTYSGDTATVSTSGQPTAVEVDAGWPGLLEQIWDNLDPALRIAAAVVPLVGDLRHGRFVGAHQPLIHAGTGRATT